One window of the Takifugu rubripes chromosome 13, fTakRub1.2, whole genome shotgun sequence genome contains the following:
- the baz2ba gene encoding bromodomain adjacent to zinc finger domain protein 2B isoform X9, which yields MESGERLASPAPTLSAARTSSPAASSSSSSSSSSSSSPAPHPKSSLAPSPSTLGSTLSTSGRLFGAAGEQPFIGSTLSSAFPLVNHPAFGAIYSAGASRPEFGGLGSLGMSAALAAHPQLGALSEWWRAAEAHGRGAAAFLPSFIGFPPFFPHIQPNHSASPVQIRMPGKNSHAPPKGVNGAVNGSGAFPPTTLSGSFPASSAPVQASTKPAKSPDSSNSHHIPTETSPVEAMEKPIQKTKEKKSQKKPTDTSGASHSESGTSSDSSSDGSLSSDLEDLAEDDEDDEDDEDEDEDKQTELSDSEKRAKKKSKVLLQGNRTSKIERSLYGDAREKKIPSNPPTLVPIPCAASPPALSQSSPMTQYRSRTEGPPQHFSVIQSTGLAANSKPLALLTQTRRELSPTSSPIALTTSSKALSSTASPKLPKLLPSSSPQHLPLSLCSSPKPLSVPSPPRSTLPPSTSPNPFGLTSSVTSSQKPLVKSSQHTTAGPGKPNKRKQLEASLAQINEFRLKQILMSQGQTFPSELKKQQQGPNKSPKRTSLSSSPLPPAQPTPPQNNHSNLFLSSALLGLPEPHHPNGVIQSTTQDAPLALITKPRKDLASQGKSPQCDSDAGSMPVNLSTGASRTQATTQAGTLSQPPTTSPQATGHGSRKNKTPKSKGQTVGLGQTDPLASWKGFAQNHLVQSPVNLFRGGESGVGIPGVSIPGVGIPGVGIPGTCNPTAGLPANKESDDSVDDDDDDDDDDLEEEEEDEEDTDDSLSESDSNSDSDISGKKVKELKLLPSGSSKKEMTPHRLTKGPELLNTSANHTSTSCSPLNLQVIKSPTIVSSSSALVYQSSPGSSSYSLASPLGLGKRKRVMDEKELMMPLELGWRRETRIKTVAGRPQGEVAYYAPCGKKLRQYPDVMKGLQWSLLKEEEVIPRILAMEGRRGRPPNSERQLMGDNAKGSRRRKGRPPNVGNPLVPEGPTPSEVKLLRKLEAQEIARQAAQMKLMRKLEKQALARAAKEARKQQAIMAAEERRKQKEQIKILKQQEKIKRIQQIRLEKELRAQQILEAKLKKKQEAANAKILEAEKRIKEKELRRQQAEILKHQERERRRQHIMLMKAVEARKKAEERERLRQEKRDEKRLNKERKLEQRRLELEIARELKKPNEDMCLSDHKPLPDFSRIPGLILPGHAVSDCLMLMQFLRGFGKVLGLDLNADVPTLGMLQEGLLNVGDSMGHVQDLLVKLLSLTVCDPGLPPGQKTKTMLGDHLTNVGINRDNVSEVLQMYMSAHCANTELAPLALSLKTKAFQAHTPAQKASILGFLANELACSKPVISEIDKNLDQMANMRKDKIIMEGKLKKLRTIYAKRTGKRESNMGVEENQSVFTPTSAAKRKRKMGADSDDDDDDDDDSDDQAEDEEDEEEEEIKKVKKVETNDEDEVDQATSVEELEKQIEKLAKQHHQTRKKLFEISHSLRSMMYGQDRYRRRYWVLPHCGGVFIEAMESGEAPDELEEERQRRMRAAEEVKVKDEPQEMEVQIEKVTPTPDRQSPQTHSLEQKKEEEKEHEGEKNSLFYQQSGCVSKLHALQDASKEETVNSEGKESPLVKQNGSPMGIPVATVTSSSPLLNTSEPAVASTPSIVMNIDATNASPPASTSLSVSCPPTHRDSVGETLFTSSSAPSPHLTIQANDQLLRVLTERSGHWFSLLPRNPCDLSSLTTSPPGPPRVSPQASSTPARPKSPPQSPALPLTPSAASASGSPHHPAGLLNYPLTALQVKSGGSLLGVSFGSWPAGMISPSLPLCSSPSPLLGHSIESNTAASVSSKSESPLPRLDKPSSMPSPTLEIPKSLDHPTARPIPEELLTGWWRVSDIEELRALVNALHSRGLREKGLQRQIQKYLEIIPQVCTKHKEVAMIELAELEESQVSVESVRGWCVEEQAMEMDIAVLQQVEELERKVTAASLQVKGWTFPDPQSEREDLVYYEHKPPTIPTSASANDKDSRDHPEERGEKGGVTRYLDNPLDIAVTRLADLERNIERSGEEEVAHGMKVWRKALTEVRSAAQLAMCIQQLQKSIAWERSIMKVYCQMCKKGDNEDLLLLCDGCDKGCHTYCHKPKISTIPEGDWYCPACISKASGSSPKSKKTPSKQVASSGGSAKKGGEAKKNGKQTGNGEMSEDDPASASSTPKKGAKDTSRKRKLEEGPPVLPAVSQESPVSVKRAKTARDNNRDLGLCRVLLAELERHQDAWPFLTPVNLKSVPGYRKVIKKPMDFSTIREKLVSSQYQNLETFIIDVNLVFDNCERFNEDNSDIGRAGHNMRKFFEKRWTELLKQTN from the exons ATGGAGTCTGGAGAGCGGCTGGCCTCCCCTGCGCCCACCCTGTCTGCTGCTCGCACCTCCTCCCCTGcggcctcttcatcctcctcctcttcctcctcttcttcatcgtcCCCCGCTCCTCATCCTAAGAGTAGCCTGGCCCCGAGCCCTTCAACACTGGGATCCACCCTCAGCACCTCTG GCCGTCTGTTTGGAGCCGCAGGAGAGCAGCCCTTCATTGGCTCCACATTGTCAAGTGCCTTCCCTCTTGTCAACCACCCAGCCTTCGGAGCCATCTACTCTGCTGGAGCAAGCAGGCCTGAGTTTGGAGGCCTAGGGTCCCTGGGCATGTCAGCTGCTTTGGCTGCCCATCCTCAGCTTGGAGCCCTTTCTG AGTGGTGGCGGGCTGCTGAAGCCCATGGACGAGgtgctgctgcctttcttccctccttcaTTGGCTTTCCACCGTTCTTCCCTCATATTCAGCCGAACCACAGCGCCAGCCCTGTTCAAATCAGGATGCCGGGCAAAAATAGCCATGCCCCACCTAAAG GAGTGAATGGTGCAGTGAATGGAAGTGGGGCCTTCCCTCCCACCACACTATCAGGGAGTTTTCCTGCCAGTTCTGCTCCAGTTCAGGCATCGACCAAACCTGCTAAAAGTCCAGACTCCTCTAACAGTCATCACATCCCTACTGAAACCAGTCCTGTGGAGGCGATGGAAAAGCCAATCCAAAAAACTAAAGAGAAG AAGTCACAAAAGAAGCCGACAGACACCTCTGGGGCAAGCCACAGTGAATCTGGCACATCCTCAGACAGCTCAAGTGATGGGTCCCTTAGCAGTGATCTGGAAGACCTGgcagaggatgatgaagatgatgaggatgacgaggacgaggacgaagaCAAACAGACTGAATTGTCAGACTCTGAGAAGCGggcaaaaaagaaatcaaag GTTTTGTTACAAGGCAATAGAACTTCAAAGATTGAAAGATCACTTTATGGAGATGCCCGGGAGAAGAAGATTCCCTCAAACCCACCCACTCTTGTGCCCATACCTTGcgctgcctctcctcctgcacTGTCCCAATCATCACCAATGACCCAGTACAGGTCCAGGACAGAGGGTCCACCTCAACACTTCAGTGTGATCCAGTCCACTGGCCTGGCTGCTAACTCAAAACCACTTGCACTCCTTACACAAACACGTAGGGAGCTTTCACCTACTTCCTCCCCCATAGCCCTTACAACATCTTCAaaggcactctccagcactgcGTCCCCCAAACTGCCCAAACTACTGCCATCATCTTCTCCGCAGCACCTACCCCTCTCTCTTTGCTCTTCCCCTAagcctctctctgtcccctccccaCCTCGCTCAACTCTCCCACCATCTACCTCCCCAAACCCATTTGGTTTGACCTCATCAGTGACAAGTTCCCAAAAGCCCTTGGTGAAGTCATCTCAACATACTACTGCTGGCCCTGGAAAACCCAACAAGAGGAAACAGTTAGAAGCCTCACTTGCACAGATCAATGAGTTCAGGCTCAAACAG ATTCTCATGTCCCAAGGGCAGACGTTCCCATCTgagctgaagaagcagcagcaggggccAAACAAGTCTCCCAAGAGGACATCATTGTCTTCATCGCCATTGCCACCCGCTCAGCCTACGCCTCCCCAGAACAATCACTCCAACCTCTTCCTTTCGAGTGCCCTCCTGGGGCTCCCTGAACCTCACCACCCTAATGGAGTCATCCAAAGCACCACTCAGGATGCACCTTTGGCCCTCATCACCAAACCTCGCAAAGACTTGGCCTCGCAAGGCAAGTCACCTCAGTGCGACTCTGATGCTGGGTCAATGCCTGTCAATTTAAGCACAGGGGCCAGCAGGACCCAAGCAACGACCCAGGCTGGGACTCTGTCACAGCCCCCCACTACCTCACCCCAAGCCACAGGTCATGGATCCAGAAAGAACAAGACCCCGAAGAGTAAGGGACAGACAGTGGGGTTGGGACAAACAGACCCTTTAGCTTCATGGAAGGGCTTTGCTCAGAACCACTTGGTACAGTCTCCAGTCAATTTGTTTCGTGGAGGAGAGTCTGGAGTTGGGATTCCTGGAGTCAGTATCCCTGGAGTTGGAATTCCTGGAGTGGGGATTCCTGGGACTTGTAACCCCACAGCTGGTCTCCCTGCTAACAAGGAATCTGACGACTCAGtagatgacgacgacgacgatgatgacgatgacctggaggaagaggaggaagatgaagaagacacTGATGATAGTCTCTCAG AGTCTGACAGCAACTCAGACAGTGACATTTCGGGGAAGAAAGTGAAGGAGTTAAAGCTGCTGCCGTCTGGATCATCTAAAAAGGAGATGACTCCCCACCGGCTAACCAAAGGTCCAGAACTACTGAACACCTCAGCCAATCACACCTCTACCAGCTGCTCTCCACTAAATCTACAGGTCATCAAAAGTCCCACCATTGTGTCCAGCTCCAGTGCCTTGGTCTATCAAAGCTCTCCAGGCTCATCCTCTTACAGCCTAGCCTCCCCATTAG GCTtagggaagaggaaaagagtcATGGATGAAAAGGAGTTAATGATGCCTCTGGAGTTGGG GTGGCGGAGAGAAACAAGAATCAAAACGGTGGCAGGGCGGCCGCAGGGCGAGGTGGCTTACTATGCCCCTTGTGGCAAGAAACTAAGGCAGTACCCAGATGTAATGAAG GGTTTGCAGTGGAGCTTATTGAAGGAAGAAGAAGTCATTCCTCGTATTTTAGCTATGGAAGGCCGTAGGGGTCGTCCCCCTAATTCTGAGCGGCAGTTAATGGGCGACAACGCCAAAGGTAGTCGACGGAGAAAAGGTCGACCACCGAATGTGGGCAATCCACTGGTACCTGAGGGTCCAACCCCAAGTGAAGTCAAACTTCTGCGCAAACTAGAGGCTCAAG AAATAGCCCGGCAGGCTGCCCAGATGAAGCTGATGAGGAAACTGGAAAAGCAGGCATTGGCACGTGCAGCCAAAGAGGCTCGAAAGCAACAAG CTATCATGGCAGCtgaagagagaaggaaacagaAAGAACAAATTAAGAttctgaagcagcag GAAAAGATCAAGCGCATTCAGCAAATTCGGTTGGAAAAGGAACTCAGGGCGCAGCAGATTTTAGAG GCCAAATTGAAAAAGAAGCAAGAGGCGGCCAATGCCAAAATACTGGAAGCTGAAAAACGCATtaag GAGAAGGAATTGCGTAGGCAGCAGGCAGAGATTCTCAAACACCAG gagagggagaggagaaggcaaCATATAATGCTGATGAAGGCCGTAGAGGCACGCAAGAAAGCAGAG GAGCGTGAGCGCTTGCGGCAGGAGAAAAGGGACGAGAAGCGCCTGAACAAAGAGCGTAAACTGGAGCAACGGAGACTAGAACTGGAGATAGCAagagaactgaagaagccaAATGAAGATATGTGTCTATCTGATCACAAG CCTCTACCGGATTTCTCCCGTATTCCTGGACTCATCCTCCCTGGCCACGCTGTTTCAGACTGCTTGATGTTAATGCAGTTCCTGCGAGGTTTTGGGAAGGTTTTGGGGCTTGATTTGAATGCAGATGTGCCCACATTGGGTATGCTACAAGAGGGCTTGCTCAATGTGGGAGACAGCATGGGACATGTCCAAGATTtgctggtgaagctgctgtctcTCACAGTCTGCGATCCAGGTTTGCCACCTGGACAAAAG ACAAAAACCATGCTTGGTGACCACCTTACCAACGTCGGCATCAACAGAGATAATGTATCTGAAGTACTACAGATGTACATGTCAGCCCATTGTGCCAATACAGAACTGGCCCCTTTGGCTCTCAGTCTGAAAACAAAGGCTTTCCAAGCCCACACGCCTGCCCAGAAGGCATCAATTTTGGGCTTTTTGGCTAACGAGCTTGCCTGCAGCAAGCCCGTTATCAG TGAAATTGACAAAAATCTGGATCAGATGGCAAACATGAGGAAGGACAAGATCATTATGGAAGGAAAACTAAAGAA GTTGAGGACCATTTATGCCAAACGTACTGGGAAAAGGGAATCCAATATGGGTGTAGAAGAGAACCAGTCTGTTTTTACGCCGACCTCAGCAGCCAAACGCAAGAGGAAAATGGGCGCAGACAGcgatgacgacgacgatgatgacgatgacagTGATGACCAAGccgaggatgaggaagatgaggaagaggaagaaataaaaaaggttaaaaaagtggagacaaatgatgag GATGAAGTTGACCAAGCCACTAGTGTTGAGGAACTGGAGAAGCAGATAGAGAAATTAGCCAAG CAACATCATCAGACCAGAAAGAAGCTGTTTGAAATATCTCATTCTCTGCGGTCTATGATGTACGGTCAGGACCGCTATCGTCGCCGGTACTGGGTACTTCCCCACTGTGGAGGTGTCTTTATTGAGGCCATGGAAAGTGGAGAAG CTCCAGATGAACTGGAAGAGGAACGACAAAGAAGaatgagagcagcagaagaggtcAAGGTCAAAGATGAGCCTCAGGAGATGGAGGTGCAGATAGAGAAAGTCACCCCGACGCCTGACAGACAGAGCCCACAAACACATAGCTTGgagcaaaagaaagaagaggaaaaggagcatGAGGGGGAGAAAAATTCTCTTTTTTATCAGCAATCTGGCTGTGTTTCCAAACTACATGCTTTGCAGGATGCCAGCAAGGAAGAAACTGTTAATTCAGAGGGCAAAGAGAGTCCACTTGTAAAACAAAATGGCAGTCCGATGGGAATTCCTGTTGCTACCGTGACATCATCTTCACCACTTCTCAATACCTCTGAGCCAGCTGTAGCCTCAACTCCCTCAATAGTGATGAATATTGACGCTACAAATGCCAGTCCCCCAGCATCAACTTCCTTATCTGTATCCTGCCCCCCAACTCATCGTGACAGTGTGGGGGAAACTCTTTTCACCTCATCTTCAGCTCCATCCCCACACCTTACAATTCAAGCCAACGACCAGCTGCTTAGAGTCCTCACAGAGAGAAGTGGACACTGGTTTAGTCTTCTCCCACGCAACCCCTGTGACCTGTCTTCCCTTACCACATCTCCTCCGGGACCACCTCGTGTGTCCCCTCAGGCATCCTCTACCCCAGCCAGGCCCAAATCTCCACCTCAGTCACCTGCCCTTCCTCTCACTCCCTCTGCTGCATCAGCTTCTGGTAGCCCCCACCACCCAGCTGGCCTCCTCAACTACCCACTTACGGCGCTGCAG GTGAAGTCAGGGGGTTCATTACTAGGAGTTTCTTTCGGGAGCTGGCCCGCTGGCATGATAAGCCCTAGCCTGCCActctgcagcagccccagccCCTTGCTTGGCCACTCCATTGAGAGTAATACAGCAGCAAGCGTCTCCAGTAAGAGTGAATCACCTTTACCTCGGCTTGACAAACCCTCATCTATGCCCTCTCCTACACTGGAGATACCTAAATCCCTGGACCACCCCACAGCACGGCCTATTCCAGAGG AGTTGCTGACAGGGTGGTGGAGGGTATCTGACATTGAGGAACTGAGGGCTTTAGTAAATGCCCTACACAGCCGAGGCCTTAGAGAGAAGGGCCTCCAGAGGCAGATTCAGAAATACTTGGAGATTATCCCTCAGGTCTGCACCAAACATAAAGAag TGGCTATGATAGAGCTGGCTGAACTCGAAGAGAGTCAGGTCAGTGTGGAGTCAGTTCGGGGCTGGTGTGTTGAAGAGCAAGCCATGGAGATGGATATTGCAGTGCTTCAGCAGGTAGAGGAACTGGAGAGGAAGGTTACAGCCGCCAGCCTACAGGTTAAG GGCTGGACGTTTCCAGATCCTCAGTCTGAGAGAGAGGACCTGGTATATTACGAGCACAAACCCCCCACAATTCCAACTTCAGCATCAGCAAATGACAAGGACTCCAGGGACCATCccgaggagcgaggagagaagGGTGGGGTGACGCGTTACCTGGACAACCCGCTGGACATAGCAGTGACCCGTCTGGCTGATCTGGAGCGCAACATCGAGAGAAG tggtgaggaggaggtggcccaTGGTATGAAGGTGTGGAGGAAAGCCCTGACCGAAGTGCGCAGCGCTGCTCAGTTGGCCATGtgcatccagcagctgcagaagtcTATCGCCTGGGAACGGTCCATCATGAAAGTG TATTGCCAGATGTGCAAGAAAGGTGATAACGAAGACCTCCTCTTGTTGTGTGATGGATGCGACAAAGGCTGTCACACTTACTGTCACAAACCCAAGATCTCTACTATTCCCGAGGGAGACTGGTACTGCCCAGCTTGTATATCCAAG GCAAGTGGTTCATCCcccaaaagcaaaaaaacaccAAGCAAACAAGTAGCATCCAGTGGAGGTAGCGCTAAAAAGGGTGGTGAGGCAAAGAAGAATGGGAAGCAGACAGGTAATGGAGAAATGTCAGAAGACGACCCAGCCAGTGCCAGCAGCACGCCAAAGAAGGGAGCAAAAGACAccagcagaaagaggaaactAGAGGAGGGCCCACCTGTTCTGCCAGCAGTCAGTCAGGAGAGCCCTGTGAGCGTGAAAAGAGCCAAGACGGCTAGAGACAACAACCGGGACCTGGGATTATGCAG GGTGCTGCTCGCTGAGTTGGAACGCCATCAGGATGCATGGCCTTTTCTCACCCCTGTCAACTTGAAATCTGTCCCTGGATACAGGAAGGTCATCAAGAAACCAATGGACTTCTCCACCATACGTGAGAAGCTTGTGAGCAGCCA ATATCAAAACCTGGAAACTTTCATCATTGATGTAAACTTGGTGTTTGATAACTGTGAAAGATTCAATGAAGACAATTCAGACATTGGTCGAGCTGGCCACAACATGAGGAAGTTCTTTGAGAAGCGCTGGACGGAgcttctgaaacaaacaaactag